From Rhodococcus sp. B7740:
GAAATTGTCGGTCCCGTCGAGGACGAGGTCGTACTGCCGAAAGAGTTCGAGCGCGTTCGAGGAGTCGAGTCGAACACGGTGCAGCGCCACCTCGACGCCGTCGTTGAGTTCGAGAATCGAGTCCCTGGCGCTGTCGGCCTTCGGACGACCCACGTCGGATCGGCCGTGGATGATCTGTCGTTGCAGGTTCGACAGTTCGACATCGTCGAATTCCACGATGCCCAGGGTGCCGACACCGGCGGCTGCCAGGTAGAGCAGCGCGGGTGAACCGAGCCCCCCGGCACCGACGACGAGCACGCGTGCGTTGCGCAGTCGCTTCTGACCGTCCGTTCCCACATTGGGGATGATCAGGTGCCTGCTGTATCGGGCGACTTCCTCGGGAGTCAGTTCGCCCGCGGGTTCGACCAGAGGGGGGAGATGGACCACGACGCAGCGACGCTCCTCGACTCGACACGACGACCGAGTACCCGGCACGCCACGTTCGAATCTAATCCCCCGGCCCGTCCCGAACCCAGCCGATCAACCTCGGGGGTAGGGCCACGGGTTGAAACGGCACGTCTTGCCGTCCATCGGAACGACTCCCGCGGGGTCCAGTCGCGCGATGTCGTCGTTGGACGTCCCGAACGTCTGCTGCATCATCACCGGAGCGAGCCCGCCGTCGGTCTCGCACGGTTGGTGCTGTTGGTAGCCGATCGCGTGGCCGACCTCGTGATTGATCTGGTACTGGCGGTACGAGCCGATGTCGCCCTGGAACGAGATCGCCCCACGCACCCACCTCGGCTCGTTCAGCACCACTCGCTCGATGCCGGGGTTGTAACAGGAGACCTCGAGCTGGATGTCGTAGCCACAGGCCTGGCGGATCGACAATTGCGACGTCAGCGAGATCCTGAAGTCGGGATCGCCCTGATCGATTCGACGGAATCCGAACCGTGGATCGTTCGTCCAACTCTTGGGGTTGGCGAGGGTCTGATCCACCAATCGGCCGAACGACTCGTCGCCGCCGAACCCGACCGTGTCCACGCCGTCCTCCACCTCGACCGTGTAGGTGAACACCCGCTCGGTCCCCTGACCCACCTGCTCGGTGGTGCCCGGCACGGTGTGCCACGTTCCGGCTCCCTGCACCGCGAACGGACCACCGTCGGGTAGTTCACCCGAGGAGATCGATTCCGCGAAGTTGCCGTCGGCCTGCGGCGGCACGCCGATGACTCCGGTGCCCGAGGTCGTGTCCGCACTCAGGGTGCCGAATCCAGGATCGACATTGGTGGACTGCGCCGCGGTGCCGGTGACGGGGTCACCGGTACGCACGGCATCGAACACGACGAGCGCGGTCACCACGATCAGAATCGGAACCGCGTACGCCCGCCAGCCGTACGTGGACGCGAACTTTCCGAGCTTGCTCTGTTTCCTGATATCGCGATCCGGTCTGGGACTGCGTTGCTTGACCTCGCGTTGCGTCGGGTCCCACTGCGCGCGGAGCGGTTGATGCGACCCACGACTTCCCACGGTGCGTGGGAAGTCGTCCGACCGATCGTCGTAGCTCTCGCCGACGCCGCCCGACTGCACACCACCGCGGATACGCGGCCCGCCTCGGTCAGTCACTCGATCACGATCTCACAATCCTCACCGCCCGCTGCTCGGCACGCCGATACCGGGAACGGAACTATCGGGTTTTCGGTACGAAAACATCGTACGAACAAACCGCTCGACATGATCCGGTATTGCCCACTTTTCGCAACGGTCCCCCAGGATCCCGTGAGTGCGGGCAGCCACGAGTATCGTTGCCCGTGATCTGCGCTACGAACGGTCCGAACCGACGGCCACCCGCCGGAAGTTCATGCCGGACCGTTCGTTGTCGAACCAAGACGAGCGCAGCTGTCGACGCGGATGGGAACATAATTGATGACAGATCTCGACGACCGGCGGTCTTCCGACCGGCCGGCCACCACCGGCAATCGCCGCGGCGCACGGTTGCCGCGCGATGCCCGTCGGGCGCAACTGCTCGCTGCTGCGAGCGAAATATTCGTGACCCGCGGATATCACGCATCCGGAATGGACGAGATCGCCGAATGCGCCGGTGTCAGCAAGCCGGTCCTGTACCAGCACTTCCCGGGAAAACTCGAGCTGTATCTGGCGGTGCTGCAGAGCTACGTGGACACCCTGATCGCGGGAGTCCGCCAGGCCCTGCGCTCGACCACGGACAACAGGCAGCGCGTTCGCGCCGCAGTGCTGGCGTTCTACGACTTCGTCGACACCGACACACAGGGCTTCCGCTTGGTCTTCGAGTCCGATCTGATGGGCGACCCGCAGGTCAATGCGCGCGTCGAGCAGGCGACAGAAGCCTGCGTCGACGCCGTCTTCGACCTGGTTGCTCACGACTCCGGGCTCGATCCGTACCGGGCCCGCGTACTGGCTGTCGGCCTGGTCGGTGCCAGTCAGTTCACCGCTCGGTACTGGCTCGAAGCCGACCGGCCGATCTCCAAGGAAGACGCCGTCGACACCACGGTGTCGCTGGCCTGGGGCGGTCTGTCACACGTTCCCCTGCAGGCACCGTAGGGAACGGACCCACGAACGCAACACGCCCCTCACTCGATCCGAGTGAGGGGCGTGTTTTCGTTCCGCGCGGTCTCAGGCGGTCGCGAATCCGACCTTGCGAGCATCGGACGGACCGATCTCGACGTACGACACCTTGGAAGCCTGAATCAAGAACTTGCGTCCCTTCTCGTCCTCCAACGACAGCACTCCGTCCTTACCGGCGAAGGCGGTCGATACGAGCGCTTCGACCTCGGCCGGGGACTGCGTGCTGTTCACGACGAGCTCACGGGAACTCTCCGAAACACCGATCTTGACCTCCACGGTCAACCTCCGAACTCTCGACAACTCTGCTCACGCCAGGCTAGTGCAGAGGGGTCGCCCCGGATGCCCGACGCCCTGTGCTGTCAGCGAACAGCGCCCAGTGCGGTCAGTCCAGGCCGAGTGAGGACATCCGTTCCGCATGCTGTTCCTGCATGCGATCGAACAGTGCGACGACACCGTTGAGGTCTCCCGACGCGGTGATGACGAGATCGGTCAGCGACTCGCGGCGAGCGAGCACGAACTGCGCCTGGGTGATGGCCTCACCGAGGAGACGACGACCCCACAGCATCAGTCGTGCCTTGTCCTGCGAGCTGGCGCGAACCCGGTCGGAGACCTCGTGCACCACGAACTCCGAGTGCCCGGTCTCGGCGAGCACGTCTCGGACGATCTCGGCCACGGCCGGGTCGAGACTGTGCGCGATCTGCCGGTAGAAATCGGCCGCGATGCCGTCACCCACGTAGGCCTTGACCAACGACTCCAACCACGTCGACGGCGTCGTCGACTCGTGGTACTCGTCCAGAGCGCGAACGAACGGATCCATCGAGGCGTAGACATCGAGACCGCGATCCGACAGGGCCTTCTGCAACGTCTCGAAGTGGCTCATCTCCGCAGCCGCCATGCTCGCCAGCGCGACGCGACCCTCCATGGTCGGAGCCATTCGAGCGTCCTCCGCCAGGCGATAGAACGCCGAGATCTCGCCGTAGGCGAGCACCGCGAACAGATCCGGAATGCCGGGGTGATCGTGCGCGATCGCCGGGTCGACCCGGTCCGTTTCCGGCGACTCGACGACGGTGGTGGGTGAAACAGCGGACGACGGCTCCGACGAATGGGCTCCCATGCGGCAATCGTAGTCCGGTGTCGGACCCGTCGTCTCGGCGCGCGCCGGACCTGCCACGACCTGCCGACAATGGAGAAATCCGTTCGGCAAGCTACCATGGTGCTCGATCGTCGCTCGCGGACCGATGAAACGGACCGAAGAAGCACGCGACGGTCATCGATAATGTGTGCGCACCTGATCCGGGTCGCCTCGACAGCTTCGCCGCAGCGGACATCTCAGTCCGCGGCCGCGCTGAGGCTGACGGCGACATCACATCGGATCGAGGGCATCGACTTCGGCCGGCAATAGGCCTATGCCCTTCCTCGTGCGCACGTTCGAACACGAGGAAGGCCAGTCCCCTGAACAAGACAGTCATCGACCAAGAGTCCGACACCGGCGACACCACAGTGTCGGCGCACGTGGACGACACGCACGTACCTCCCACTTTCGCCGAGCTGAACGTGGACCCCACCATCGTTCGCGCGCTGTCCGAGATGGGAATCGAGCGCACCTTCGCCATTCAGGAGTTGACGCTGCCGCTCGCCATCGCGGGCGACGACCTCATCGGTCAGGCACGCACCGGAATGGGCAAGACGTTCGGCTTCGGTGTGCCCCTGCTGCACCGACTCGCCACCGACAACTCCGGCACCTCCCCACTGGACGGCACCCCCCGCGCCCTGGTGATCGTGCCGACGCGTGAACTGTGCGTGCAGGTCAGCTCCGACCTCGAGAACGCGTCGAAGTACCTCAGCGGCGCGAACGGCCCCGTCAAGGTGCTCTCCATCTACGGTGGCCGTCCGTACGAGGCGCAGATCAGCGCATTGCAGAACGGCGTCGACGTCGTCGTCGGCACCCCGGGCCGACTGCTCGACCTCGCCAAGCAGAACCACCTGATCCTCGGCAAGGTCGGGGTCCTGGTTCTCGACGAGGCCGACGAGATGCTCGACCTCGGGTTCCTCCCCGACATCGAACGCATCCTCGGCATGGTCCCCGACAAGCGTCAGACGATGCTGTTCTCCGCCACGATGCCCGGCCCCATCATCACTCTGGCCCGCACCTTCCTGACGCAGCCGACGCACATCCGCGCCGAAGAGGCGGAGTCCTCGGCCGTGCACGACCGCACCGCCCAACACGTCTACCGGGCCCACGCCCTCGACAAGGTCGAGATGGTCGCCAAGGTCCTCAAGGCCGAAGGTCGCGGCGCGACGATGGTGTTCACCCGCACCAAGCGCACCGCGCAGAAGGTCTCCGACGAGCTGGCCGAGCGCGGCTACTCGGTCGGCGCGGTCCACGGAGACCTCGGCCAGGTCCAGCGCGAGAAGGCTCTCAAGGCTTTCCGCACCGGCAAGATCGACGTGCTGATCGCCACCGACGTCGCGGCCCGAGGAATCGACATCGACGACGTCACCCACGTCATCAACTACCAGTGCCCCGAGGACGAGAAGACCTACGTCCACCGCATCGGCCGCACCGGCCGTGCAGGGCGCACCGGTATCGCCGTCACCCTCGTCGACTGGGACGACATCCCGCGCTGGCAGTTGATCGACAAGGCTCTGGGTCTGGGTATGCCGGATCCGGTCGAGACGTATTCGAGCTCGCCGCACCTGTTCTCCGACCTCGACATCCCCACCGATGCCACCGGCACCGTGCGCAAGGCACCGTCGCGTGCCCCGGAGAAGACGGAAGACGACGGCGAGACGAATGCCGCAGCGCCTGCGGCCGACGCGTCGTCGACGACGAAGCCGCGCCGCTCGCGCAGTCGCAGGCGCACCCGCGCAGGGCAGGACGGCGACAACGCCGCAGGCTCTGCCACCACCACGAACGAATCCACTTCCGCCTCGGATTCGGTTGCCGGACAGTCGGATACAACCGACACAGCGACCACCGACACGGCCACCAAGACTGCCCCGCGCCGCCGTAGGCGTCGTCGCCCCAGTGGATCGTCCGCCGATGCCGGACCGTCGACTGCGAGCGCATCGGAGTAACCTCCCGCCGTGCTGGCTCCAGAACGTCGGACGAGAACCGACCTCGTCGTCGCCGCCGTCATCGCAGTGGTGGTGGTCGTTGCCGCGAGCATCGCCTGGTTCACCGGTGATGCTCGCGGAACCACATCGATCCCGGCCGAGGAGCCACTGCCTCGAGCCGAACCCGCCACCGCGGTGCCCACGACGCTCACCGAACTGTGGCGCGCACCGAGCGCAGCGACGGACTCGACGCGAACCCCGCTTCCTGTCGTCACCGGATCCACGGTGGTCACCGCCGACGGGGGTGCCGTCCTCGGCCGCGATCCACGGTCGGGCGAGCAATCCTGGTCGTACACACGCGATCTCCCGCTCTGCTCGGTGGTCGCGTCGTGGAACACTGCGGTCGCGGTCTACCGCGACGGCCGCGGCTGCTCTCAGGTCACCGAACTCGACGGGGCCACCGGAGACCGCAAGGCGCAGCGCACGTCCGACGCCGACGATGCGGTCCGCCTGTCCTCCGACGGCACCTACGTGACATCGAGGGGCGACACCCGCATGGAGCTGTGGCGGTCGGACCTGGTGCGCACCCTCGAATACGGCCGAGTGGACGCCCCGGTCAATCCGGGAAGTCAGCCGAGAACCGGCTGCACATTGCTGTCCTCGGCGTCGACGAACTCACGAACGGCCGTGCTCGAACAGTGCCCGGGAGAGCCCGCCGCGCGATTGTCGCTCATCAATCCTGCCCCCAAGGACGCCAGTGAACCCGAGGAGTACGGGTCGACGGTGGTACCGGAACTCGTTCCCGAATCCGACACACCGACTGCCGGGCGGATCATCGCGATCACGGGCAGCGTTGTCGCGCTGTGGATCCCAGCGAACAACGGCGCGCCCGATCGGGTGGGACTGTACGACGACGCGGCCGCGAGAACCTCCGAATTCGCTCTCCCCGGAGGCTCCTCCCCTACCCCGAACTTCCCTGCAACGAAAGCAGGTTCGGTGCTCACCTGGTTCACCGGCGCGGGAGTCCAGGCGTTCGATTCCGACAACCTCGGCCCTCTGTGGACCGTCCCCGGAGCCCTCGGAAACGGCACGGTCATGGCCGGACGACTCCTCGTACCCGTACCCGACGGCATATCGGTGGTCGATCTCGCCACCGGTGTCTCGACGGCCGACATTCCGGTCGACCGAGGCGATTACGACGGCCCGATACAGATGTCGGTGATCGGCGACGTGGTCGTCGAGCAACGCGGTTCCGACGTGGTCGCTCTGGGCTGACTCGATCGCAGGGCTTCGTGCTACTCCGCCGGATCGTAGGTCTTCAGATCGGCTTCGCCGTCCCAGTGCGCCAGCAGATTCTCGGCGAGTTCTCGATAGGCCTGCGCGCCCTTGTTCTTTCGGCCCGAGAGCACCGTCGCGCCGGATGCACTGGCCTCCGCGAAGCGCACGGTCCGCGGAATCGGCGGCGCGAGCACCGGCAACGAATAGCGGTCCGAGACATCGCCGAGCACGTCCCTGCTGTGCGTGGTGCGAGCATCGAACAGTGTGGGAAGGGCACCGAGAAGCGTCAGATCGGGGTTGGTGATCTGCTGCACCTCGGACACCGTTCGCAACAACTGACCGACCCCTCGATGCGCGAGGGTCTCGCACTGCAGGGGCACCAACACCGACTGCGCGGCGGTGAGGCCGTTGAGGGTCAGTACCCCGAGCGACGGCGGACAATCGATGACGACGACATCGAAATCCTCGAGGATCGGTGCGAGTGCCCGCTTGAGGGCGAATTCGCGACCCGCACGCATCAGCAGCAACGCTTCCGCGCCGGCGAGATCGATCGTCGCAGGCAGCAGCACGATTCCTTCCGCGGTCTCGATCAGGACGTCCTCGACCTTCGCATCCCCGGTCAGCACTTCGTGGACCGAGGAATCGAGCTTGTCCGGGTTGTGCCCGAGCGAGAACGTCAGGCAGCCCTGCGGGTCGAGGTCGACCACCAGGACGCGTCGATCGAGAGCATGCAGCGCAGCCGCGAGCGAAGCCACCGTGGTGGTCTTGGCGACGCCGCCCTTCTGATTCGCTACCGCGAGAATTGTCGTC
This genomic window contains:
- a CDS encoding DUF3152 domain-containing protein, whose amino-acid sequence is MTDRGGPRIRGGVQSGGVGESYDDRSDDFPRTVGSRGSHQPLRAQWDPTQREVKQRSPRPDRDIRKQSKLGKFASTYGWRAYAVPILIVVTALVVFDAVRTGDPVTGTAAQSTNVDPGFGTLSADTTSGTGVIGVPPQADGNFAESISSGELPDGGPFAVQGAGTWHTVPGTTEQVGQGTERVFTYTVEVEDGVDTVGFGGDESFGRLVDQTLANPKSWTNDPRFGFRRIDQGDPDFRISLTSQLSIRQACGYDIQLEVSCYNPGIERVVLNEPRWVRGAISFQGDIGSYRQYQINHEVGHAIGYQQHQPCETDGGLAPVMMQQTFGTSNDDIARLDPAGVVPMDGKTCRFNPWPYPRG
- a CDS encoding TetR/AcrR family transcriptional regulator — encoded protein: MTDLDDRRSSDRPATTGNRRGARLPRDARRAQLLAAASEIFVTRGYHASGMDEIAECAGVSKPVLYQHFPGKLELYLAVLQSYVDTLIAGVRQALRSTTDNRQRVRAAVLAFYDFVDTDTQGFRLVFESDLMGDPQVNARVEQATEACVDAVFDLVAHDSGLDPYRARVLAVGLVGASQFTARYWLEADRPISKEDAVDTTVSLAWGGLSHVPLQAP
- a CDS encoding DUF3107 domain-containing protein gives rise to the protein MEVKIGVSESSRELVVNSTQSPAEVEALVSTAFAGKDGVLSLEDEKGRKFLIQASKVSYVEIGPSDARKVGFATA
- a CDS encoding ferritin-like fold-containing protein, whose product is MGAHSSEPSSAVSPTTVVESPETDRVDPAIAHDHPGIPDLFAVLAYGEISAFYRLAEDARMAPTMEGRVALASMAAAEMSHFETLQKALSDRGLDVYASMDPFVRALDEYHESTTPSTWLESLVKAYVGDGIAADFYRQIAHSLDPAVAEIVRDVLAETGHSEFVVHEVSDRVRASSQDKARLMLWGRRLLGEAITQAQFVLARRESLTDLVITASGDLNGVVALFDRMQEQHAERMSSLGLD
- a CDS encoding DEAD/DEAH box helicase, yielding MGLCPSSCARSNTRKASPLNKTVIDQESDTGDTTVSAHVDDTHVPPTFAELNVDPTIVRALSEMGIERTFAIQELTLPLAIAGDDLIGQARTGMGKTFGFGVPLLHRLATDNSGTSPLDGTPRALVIVPTRELCVQVSSDLENASKYLSGANGPVKVLSIYGGRPYEAQISALQNGVDVVVGTPGRLLDLAKQNHLILGKVGVLVLDEADEMLDLGFLPDIERILGMVPDKRQTMLFSATMPGPIITLARTFLTQPTHIRAEEAESSAVHDRTAQHVYRAHALDKVEMVAKVLKAEGRGATMVFTRTKRTAQKVSDELAERGYSVGAVHGDLGQVQREKALKAFRTGKIDVLIATDVAARGIDIDDVTHVINYQCPEDEKTYVHRIGRTGRAGRTGIAVTLVDWDDIPRWQLIDKALGLGMPDPVETYSSSPHLFSDLDIPTDATGTVRKAPSRAPEKTEDDGETNAAAPAADASSTTKPRRSRSRRRTRAGQDGDNAAGSATTTNESTSASDSVAGQSDTTDTATTDTATKTAPRRRRRRRPSGSSADAGPSTASASE
- a CDS encoding Rv3212 family protein — its product is MLAPERRTRTDLVVAAVIAVVVVVAASIAWFTGDARGTTSIPAEEPLPRAEPATAVPTTLTELWRAPSAATDSTRTPLPVVTGSTVVTADGGAVLGRDPRSGEQSWSYTRDLPLCSVVASWNTAVAVYRDGRGCSQVTELDGATGDRKAQRTSDADDAVRLSSDGTYVTSRGDTRMELWRSDLVRTLEYGRVDAPVNPGSQPRTGCTLLSSASTNSRTAVLEQCPGEPAARLSLINPAPKDASEPEEYGSTVVPELVPESDTPTAGRIIAITGSVVALWIPANNGAPDRVGLYDDAAARTSEFALPGGSSPTPNFPATKAGSVLTWFTGAGVQAFDSDNLGPLWTVPGALGNGTVMAGRLLVPVPDGISVVDLATGVSTADIPVDRGDYDGPIQMSVIGDVVVEQRGSDVVALG
- a CDS encoding ParA family protein, whose protein sequence is MTTILAVANQKGGVAKTTTVASLAAALHALDRRVLVVDLDPQGCLTFSLGHNPDKLDSSVHEVLTGDAKVEDVLIETAEGIVLLPATIDLAGAEALLLMRAGREFALKRALAPILEDFDVVVIDCPPSLGVLTLNGLTAAQSVLVPLQCETLAHRGVGQLLRTVSEVQQITNPDLTLLGALPTLFDARTTHSRDVLGDVSDRYSLPVLAPPIPRTVRFAEASASGATVLSGRKNKGAQAYRELAENLLAHWDGEADLKTYDPAE